CAGAGTACGAGAAGCAGCGAAACGGGACCCAGCACTCAAATTCAACAACCTGATGCATCATATCACCACCGACCAACTCCACAAGGCCTATTTACAACTAAATCCCAAAGCGGCAGCCGGAGTTGACGCAGTCACATGGGAACAATACGGCAAAGGCATCCAAAAACGACTACAAATAGAGACGGTGACAGGCACCTAGGAAAAACTGGCAGTTGGCAGGGATTGCGGATCACGGGACCCTGTCAGGCAACTTATCATTTGCTCGTATATACTTATACATCTGCCGCAATGCTTCTCTTGGTTTTACCCCTCTTTTCAGGGCTTTTTCGTATTCCCTCAACCAATATTCTTTCAATTCATAGTCAAACAAGAGTCCTAACAGTATATATAGAGAGACTTCGTTATTATGCGCCACGTAGTTCCCGTGATAATATTCAATTGCCCGTTCATATTCGCACAGTGCGATATTCAACTTAAGAACTGTCTCTACCAAATTATTAATCCTTTCCTCATGTTCAAAGACTGAGATCTGCCACGATTTTTTCCTTGACGTACTTTGCTTAGATCTATCTAATTCGGTTTTTAAGACCATGCACTGCTCAATGGCAATTTCCTTGGAATCGGGGGATTTAAGATTCTCAATTAATATATCTATCAACCATGAGTGCAATGTTTCTCTGCTGGCTGTGCTGTTTATAACGAGTGCGATGGCGGTTTTTACCGATTCCTTGGTTATGGCACTGGTAAGGATCCTTGAGATAACGATGTTAAGCAAATCCATCTGCTCTATACCGACCGATCTAAAAGGGTCTTCTGTATTAAAAATATAATATCCGCTCGCATAGCACAACATCTCATATAGTTTTGCTAGCAAGTCAGTTGCGGTTCTCCCCTCTTCACCTTCTACTGGGACGGCTTGTAAGCTTTTGATAAAAGCTTTTACTTTAAATCTCCACTTGGGCCTTTCCCTTTTGTGAACAAAACTATTTGGGGCAAAGTAGTATTGTTTATATGCATAATCGATAAACAGGTCAATCTC
The DNA window shown above is from Bacillota bacterium and carries:
- a CDS encoding group II intron reverse transcriptase/maturase, which produces RVREAAKRDPALKFNNLMHHITTDQLHKAYLQLNPKAAAGVDAVTWEQYGKGIQKRLQIETVTGT